The Streptomyces sp. R28 region CCGGACGGAGTCGTCGGCAGCCTGCTGGAGGACCGCTGGTACGGCGGCCACTACGGCTGGTCCTGGCCGCACGGCTGGCACAGCGTGGGCCACGCGGCCTGTGTGGCCGCGCTCGCGGCGGCCACGGTCACCGGCGACGACGACTACCTCTCCATGGTCGCGACCTCACTCGACACCCTCATCAGACACAGCAAGGTGATGCCCCACACCGACGCGGACTCCAGCCTCCCTTCCAAGTGGGCGGCCGAACTCGGCCCCGACATCCACACACCCACGCCGCATCTGCCGTTCCGCCACAACGACTCGGGCTGGTTCGACCACAACCCGGCCACCGCGCCCGTGCCGGTGGCCCTGTGGCACCACACGGCCTCCGACGCCGACCGCGCCCGGCTGGAGGGGCTGCGCGAAACCGACGGCATCGACTGGCGCACCGTCCGGCCGTTCCGCGCCAAGGAGGAGTCCGGGCACGAGAAGGCCTGGTTCGCCTTCCTCGCCGGCGACGACCCCGGCTACCCCGAGCGGATCCTCGCCACCGCCCAGGCCCAGATCCGCCACCGCCTGCGGCGCATCGACCGCTACCGCGACCTGGACGTACCCGAGGCCGACATCCACGTGTGGCAGCAGTCCAACCCCGTGGCCACCGAAGCCCTCGTCCAGCTCACCTGGGGCGGCCCCCAGGTGCTCTACAACGGCGGCCTGCAACAGGCCCGGCTGCGCTACCACGACGCCGAGGCCCGCCGCGCCGGCCTGCCCCCGGACGTGGCCGCACTGGTCACCTCCATCGACCCCGAAGCGACCACCGTCGAACTGGTCAACCTCTCCCCCGAGGCCGAGCGCACGGTGATCGTCCAGGCAGGCGCCTTCGCCGAGCACACCATCACCGCCGTCCGCTACACGACCTGCGAGGACGACACCTGGATCGGGGACATGTACGACTACGGCCACACCGAGCCGGTCGTCACCGAGGCGGAGCAGGTCTGCGACGGCGCTTTCCTGACAGTCCGGCTGCCCGCGTCCACCCGCATCCGGCTCACACTGCGCCTCCGGCTGCGTGCCGGCACACCCAGCTACCGCACCCCGTTCGACACCCCGGCCGGCCGGCCCTCCCCGGGCCCGGAGGGAGAGACCGCGTGAAGCGCATCGCCCAGACCATCAGGCTCCGCCCCGAGCACCGCGCGGAGTACCTCGAACTCCACTCGGCCGTCTGGCCCGGCGTCGAAGCCGCCCTGCACCGGTCGAACATCCGCAACTACAGCATCTTCCTCCACGGCGATGCGCTGTTCGCCTACTTCGAGTACCACGGCGACGACTTCGAGGCCGACATGGCCGTCCTCGAAGCCGACCCCGAGACCCAGGAGTGGTGGAAGCTCACCGACCCCTGCCAGGAGCCCTGGCCCGACCGGGGCGACTCACGCCAGTGGACGGAACTGCCCGAGATCTGGCACCTCGACCCGCCCGGTGAGGACACCACCGTCTGACACGGCCCCCCCCACCAGACCGACCGACTTGGAACCCGCCGTGACCTCCTCCCCCGCCCCCGTCCTCATCGACGCCCACCACCACCTCTGGGACCTCGACCGACGTCCGCAGCCCTGGCTCGACGACCCCGCCCTGACATCGATCAGCCGCACCTTCACCCCCGGCGACCTGCGCTCCACCGCGACCCATCCCATCGCGGGCCGTCACCTGCACAGCACAGTGGCCGTGCAGTGCATGCCGGACGTTCCCGAGACCGAGGACCTGCTCGCCCTCGCGGAACAGGAGCCGCTGATCGAGGCGGTGGTCGGCTGGGCAGACCTGACGTCGCCGGCGATCGGTGAGGTGCTGGACCAACTGCTCGCCGGACCGGGCGGCGCGTATCTGCGCTCCCTGCGCCATCTCGTCCAGGGCGAGACGGACCCGGGCTGGCTGCAACGCCGGGATGTCGAGCGCGGGTTGGCGGTGGCCAGGGACCGCGGGCTTTCCTACGACGTACTGGTCCGCAGCCATCAGCTCGACCAGGCGATCAACCTGGCCGAACGCTTCCCCGACCTGCCCCAGGTACTCAACCACGCGGGCAAGCCGCACATCGCCCGACGCGAACTGGCGGACTGGCGACGTCAGGTGCAACGGCTGGCCGCACACAAGCAGGTGGCCTGCAAGGTGTCGGGACTGATCACCGAGGCCGACCACGACAGCTGGACCACCGCCGACATCCGCCCGGTGTGGGACATCCTGCTCACCGCCTTCGGCCCCGACCGCCTGATGTTCGGCTCCGACTGGCCGGTCGCCAACCTCGCCGGCGGCTGGAACCGCTGGGCCGCCACCGTGGACGAACTGCTCACCGACTGTGCCGAGAACGAGATCCACGCGCTCCTCGCCGGCACCGCGACCGCCTTCTACCGCCTTCCCGCCTGCAGCTGACCGTCGGCGCTCGTGCTGAAGGAACCAAGGCGTGATCGGCGCGATCGGCGCCGGCATGAACCAGTCGGCCATGCTCGCCCGCTTCCTGCGCGAAACCGCCGCCGACGTCGTCATGCTCGCCGGGCGCTACACCCTCCTCGACCAGTCCGCGCTCGACGACGTCCTGCCCGCCGCACGGGAACTCGGCAAGAGCGTCGTCGCAGTCGGCGTCTTCAACTCCGGCCTGCTCTCCCGCGACCGGCCCACCGAGGGCATGAAATACGACTACCGGGACGCCCCGCCGGCTCTGGTCGCCCGTGCTCGGGCGATCGCAGAGGTCTGCGAGGCGCACGGGACCACCCTGCCCGCCGCCGCCATCGCCTTCCCCCACACGCATCCCAGCACCGTCAACGTCACCCTCGGCATGCGCGACCGCGCACAAGTGACACAGAACGCGGAACTCCAGCGAAGCGCCGTACCCCGGGCGCTCTGGGACGACCTCCGGTGCCAAGGGCTGATCAGGCCCGACGTCCCCACCACATGAGGACGGCACTCGCGAGGGGAGTTCCCGATGCCGCTGATCGACAAGGAGGACCACCACAGGGCAGCCACCGTGGACGAACTGATCCACGACCTCGTAGAGGACACGATCCACGCGCTCCCGGCCAGAGCCACGACCGCCTTGTCCTCGGGACGCTCAAAGGCCGGGGGCGATGAAGATCCGCGTCAACCACACTCACAACACCCCCGGAGCCGCCGTATGAATGCTTTCCCGACCGTCCGAACCAGCAGGAGGGGCAGACGATGAAGCCCGTCACCTCCACCATCGGCAAGTTGTCAGCAGCGCTTGCGATGGCTCTCTCCGCGGTGCTGCTGACATCCCTCACGACGCCGACCCCAGCCTCGGCCGCGACCCAGGCGACCTACTACGTCGCCCCCGACGGCAACGACGCCAACGCCGGGACGATCACCGCGCCGTTCAAGACCCTGCAGCACGCACGGGACGTCGTGCGCACGGTCAACAGCAACATGACCGGCGACATCAACGTCTTTCTCCGCGGCGGCAACTACCCGGTGAGCAGCACCATCAACTTCACGTCGGCCGACTCCGGAACGAACGGCCACCATGTCGTGTATGCCGCCTACCAGGACGAGAAGCCGGTGCTGAACGGAGGCGTTCAGGTGACCGGCTGGACGCAGCACAGCGGGAACATCTGGAAGGCCCCGCTGAGCCGCGACAACAAGCTCCGCGCGCTCTACGTCAACGGCAAGCGCGCCCAGATGGCCTCGAAGACGATCACCTCGGCCGGATGCTACGGGACCTACACCGTCACGGCCGGTCAGGCTCCCTGGGCCTGGGAGTCGGGTTCGCAGTGCGACGGAGCCAAGTACGGCCTCTCCGATCTGCCCGCCGTCGCCTCCAACCAGGACGACGTCGAGATCAAGTCGGCGACGACCTGGACCACGGCCATCGTAGGAGTCCGCCAGATCACCACGAGCTCGGACGGCGCCAACCGCGTGGCCCTGTTCCAGCAGCCGGGCGCGGCCATCGCCCAGGGACCGCCGAACGGCAACTTCAACGCCGGCGGCGGCAGCCACACCTTCATGAACGCGTACGAATTCCTGGACCAGCCGGGCGAGTTCTCTTTCAACAAGACGAACCACACGCTGTACTACTACAAGTCCGGCTCCGAGGACATGACGTCGGCGCAGGTCTTCGCGCCGAACAACGTGTCCACCCTCATCAAGATCGCCGGCACGTCCAGGACCGATCACGCGCGGAACATCACGTTCTCGGGGCTCACGGTCGAGCATTCCGACTGGAACCTGGTCAATGTCGCGGGCTCCGTCTTCCGGCAGGGCCAGCAGGGCAACTCCGGTTCGACCGTGTACGCGAAGAAGAACTTCCACGCGTACACCTACCGCAACGTCGACCTGCCGCCGGGGATCATCCAGATCGAGAACGCCGACGGGATCGTCCTCCGGCGCAACACGGTGCAGCACACCGGCGCCGACGGAATCAACATGGTCAACGATGTGACGGACTCGCAGTTGACCGGCAACGTCACGAATGACATAGCCGGATCCGCTGTCACCGTGGGACACCCCCAGCACGTGTACATCGGGGACTACACCTCGACCAACAACGAGAAGTACCCGGTGAACGTCGAGGGTGTCTGCAAGAACATCTCGATCACGAACAACTACCTCTACGACAGCGCGGTGTTGTTCCAGGGGTCCAGCCCCGTTTCGGCGTACTTCGTCGATTCCCTGTCCGTGCAGCACAACCGGATCGAGAAGTCCCCATGGGCGGGCATCACCCTCGGCTGGGGATGGTGGAACTTCGACGGTTCGGCGAACTCGATCCGACCGGGTGTGCCGACCACCACGGCGAAGAACAACACCATCAGCCACAACCAGCTCGTCGACACGATGCAGGTGCTCGGTGACTCCGCTCCCATCTACACGCTGGGCAGCCAGCCGGGAACCGAGATCAGCGACAACTACATCCAGGGCGTTCCGGCCGGCCACAAATACGGAATCCACCCCGATGAAGGCTCCGCCTACATCAACGAGCACGACAACGTGCTCGACATCGACCCGAACGTGGCCTACACCATCAACTCCGGCAACTGGGGCCGGCAGCACGACCTGAGCATCACCAACACCTACGGCACCATCAACAAGATCCTCGAGAAGAACGTCCCGAACAGCACCATTGAGGACGTGCACGCGTACGCGGACAACGTGTGGCCGTCGCAGGCGTACGGCATCGCCGTGAACTCCGGCCCGGAGGACGCCTACAAGGACATCGTCCCCCGGAGCAACCTGGGTCTGCAGGACTACGCCCTGCCCGCGAGCACGTTCACCGGCAAGGGCGTGTCGTCCATCCCCGTCCGCACCCTCGGTGACGCGACCAGGACTCTCTGGCTGGCTCCCTCCGGTACGACGACGTTCGCCGTCGGCCCCACCATGACGAAGGCAGCCGGAACCGCGACGACGATCAATGTCCCGCCGACGGCCGGCGACTACCGCCTCTACGTCGTGGACGCCCAGGGGAACGCATCCCCCGCGTCGAAGTCGCTCGTTCGGCAGCGATGGACCTACGTCGACGACAAGGACTCCACTCTCAGCTATTCCTCCGGCTGGTCGAGCTGGAACGACGCGCAGGACTTCAAGGGGTCCGAGAACTTCACGAGCAGGGCGGGCGACCACGTCCAGTACTCGTTCACCGGCTCGGGCGTTCGGTACCTCGGCATGAAGCAGCCGAACATGGGGAAGGTCGACGTCTACCTCGACGGCACCCTCGCGCAGGCGGGCATCGACGCCTATGCCTCGACGGTGACGAAGCAGGTGGTGCTGTTCGAGAAGACGGATCTGGCCGCGGGCCCCCACACGATCAAGGTCGTGTGCGCCGGAACCAAGAACTCGGCCTCTTCCAGCACCGTCTGTGCGCTGGACGCGTTCGCCTCCCTCCCCTTCCCCGCCAAGAACGCGTTCTACAAGGTCATCAACAAGAACAGCGGCAAGGCGATCGACGTCTCCGGCGGATCGACCTCCGCCGGGGCGAACATCATCCAGTGGAACGACACCGGAGCGCAGAACCAGCACTGGCGGTGGGTCGCGGTGGGTGACGGCAGCTACGAGATCGTCAACCAGAACAGCGGTGAACTGCTGGACGTCAGCAACGCCTCCACCGCGGACGGCGCGTCCATCATCCAGTGGCCCGACAACGACGGTGCGAACCAGCACTGGACACTGGTCGCCGACGGAAACGGCCACTACAAGATCAAGAATGTGAGGAGCGGCAAGCTGCTCGCGGTGTCCGGCTCGTCGACGACAGCAGGCGCCCAGCTCGTGCAGACGACGGACACGAACGACGAAAGCCAGCTATGGCAGGCGGTGAACGTGGACTGATTCCCGCCGCGTCACGGGCCGCACACCCCGCTCAGCCGCCTCGGTGTGCTGCTCGACGAAGCCGCGTGGGCCCGGAGGGCGTGCTCCCCCGGGCCCACGCACCGGCTACTTCAGGTAGGGGCCGTCGGCACCGATCTTTCCGGGGCCGTTCAGCACGTAGACCCGCAGGTTGCCCTTGCCCGGTGCCGCCACGGAGAGCGTGCCGTTGGAGACGGTCTTCACGTCGCCGGTGACGGCGTCCCGGTAGGTGCCGTTCGGGATGCCGGTGTACGTGGCGCTCCCGGTGACCGTGACGAGCGCGAAGCTGTCGGTGCCGCCGCTGGTGTAGCGGCGCTTGAACGCCATCGAGCCGGTGATGCCGTCGGTCGAGTACTGGCCCATCTGGAGGGCCGGGACGGCACGGCGGATCTGGTTCAGCCGCTGGAGGTGCTTGACGAGCGGCTGCGCCAGAGTGGTGGCGACCTCGCCGGTCGCCGAGTCGGCGGTGCCGAACTCGGTGGCGGTGACGGTGCCTTGGAGATGGTCGCCGTAGTACGCGCGGCCCGTGGACGCCAGCGGGCAGGTCGGCCCGCAGTCGATCTGCTTGCCCTTCACCGGGGTCCACCTGGCCTTCGGGCGGCGCACCACCCTCAGCGTGGGCGCGGGCACAGCCTTGTACGTCGTCCTGCTCAACGCCCTCTGAACCCCCGGCCTGCCCGCGAACCCGCCCGAACGTCTCAACTGCCCCAGGAGAAAAGCCCGTTGACCCCGGACAGCTACTACGAACCCATCGACGACCACCGCTACAAGCCGACGCTCCACGCGGGCGGAGCCTGGAGCGCGGACGAGCAGCACTTCAGTCCGCTGGGCGGGCTCGTCGCGCATGCCATCGACCGTCACCGGGCCGCCCGGCCGGACGACGGCCTGGTCCTGTCCCGGATCAGCTACGACATCCTCGGCCGCCCGGCCCTCGACGAGTGCGAGATCGAGGTGGAGACCATCCGGCCCGGCCGGACCATCGAGCTCCTCGAAGCGGTCGTACGGATCGCCGATCGGCCGGTCGTCCGGGCCCGCGCCTGGTTCCTGTCCGGCCACGACACCACCGCGGTCGCGGGCGGCTCCGACGGCCGCCTCACCGCGCCGGAGTCACTGTCCTCGTGGCCGATGTCCGACGTGTGGCCCGGCGGTTACATAGCCTCCCTGGACGTCCGCCCCGTCGCACCGCCCCGGCCGGGCCGTGCGACCGTGTGGGTCTCCACGCCGCTGGATCTGGTCGCCGGCGTTCCGGTCAGCCCCCTCGCGCCGTTTCTCGCCCTGGTCGACACGGCCAACGGCATCGCCGTCCGGCAGCCGCCCACCGCGTGGATCTTCCCCAACGTCGACCTGACCGTCCATCTCCACCGCCAGCCACGAGGCGCCTGGACGGGACTGGACACCACCGTCACCTTCGGCCCTTCCGGACAGGGCCTCACCAGCACGGTCCTGCACGACGTCGACGGCCCGGTCGGCCACGCCCAGCAGATCCTCACGGTCCGGCCCGCGCCGGGGGCATGAGGGGCTCGGGCCGCACCCCACACCTACGCCCGCACTCACCCCCACACCCACACCCGTGCAACTATGCCAAAATCGCCTATAAGCATCAGAGGGGAATCCCTGTGAACAGCTCCGCCGACAAGATCGGCTACGGCGACATACAGCTCGACCGCACAGGTCAGGCCGAGGCCTTCGACGCCCTCGGTGAGCGCTATGACGAGGCCTTTCCCCACAAGGAAGGCCAGGTCGCGTCCGCCGAGTGGCTCGGTGTGTCCCTGTCGGCCGGTTCCCGCGTGCTGGACCTGGGGTGCGGCACCGGGATCCCGACGGCGCGCCAGTTGGCGGAGGCGGGCCTCGATGTCGTCGGTGTCGATCTGTCGGACGGGATGGTCTCGCTGGCCCGCAAGCAGGTGCCCGCCGGGGAGTTCCATCGGGCGGACATCGCGGATCTGCGGCCCGGAGGCCCTTTGGACCTCGGCCGTTTCGACGCGGCGACGGCCTTCTTCTCGCTGCTCATGCTCCCGCGCGCCGAGATCCCTCTCGCGCTGCAGACCGTTCACCACCTGCTGGTTCCGGGCGGTCTGTTCGCGCTGTCGATGGTGGAGGCCGATGTCGACGACTTCTCGATCCCGTTCATCGGCGAGAGCATCCGCGTCTCCGGCTATCTGAGGGACGAGCTGCGCGCCGTCGTCGAGGCGGCCGGCTTCGAGATCACCGACGAGTCTTCGTACACGTACGCTCCGGCCATCGCGGACGTCCAGCCCGAGGTGCAGATCTTTCTGCGCTGCCGACGGCGCCCGGCTGACGACTCCTGATCCGCCCGCTCCGGCGCGGGCCCACACGTCGGGAAGGACACGCATGACGAAGCGGCTCGGGGCCGACAAAGGCCCCGGCAGGCAGGTGGCCGGCACGCAGCAGCAGGCGGCCGGCACGCACCAGCACGCCGCTCTCCCGCAGCGGCCGCCCCGGCCCCAGCACCCCGTTGAGCCCCCCGTGTCCAGCGACCGTGCCGACGAGGCCGAGGACCTGCCGCAGTCGCGAACTCGTGCCGGCTCGGACGACAGTGATCCGGCGATGCTCCCGGCGGCCGCGCGAGCCCCTGCCGGTGGGCCGGGGGATCCACGGCGCGAGGGGCCGGACGCCATCGAGCCGCAGACCGACAGGCTCCGCTATCTCGACGCGGCGACCCGGCGGATCGCCCGCGGCATGAAACTCGACGAGACGTTGTACGAGCTGTGCCGGGCGGCCGTCCCGGCCTTCGCCGACACGGCGTTCGTCCATCTGTACGATCCACTGCCGGTCGGCGACGAGGTCACCGCCGCTCCCGGCGCCCTGCGGCTGCACACCACGGACCGCGTCGCCCCGCAGGACCCGGCCGCCCCGACCGCCGCCGGCTTCCCCGACCCCCCGGGCCCCGAGCCGCCCGCGCAGGCGGCGGAAGTCGTACGCCCGGCCGCCGACGGTCAGCTCGCCAAGCTGCTGGAGGACGGGCGGCCCGTGCTCGGGAGTACCGCGGGCGTCACCTCCACCGCGGCCGAACTGCTGGGCACCACGAACGCCCCACAGGCCATGCCGCCCGGGCAACGGCTGATCATCGCCCCGTTGCACGGCCGCAGCCATGCCCTGGGCACCGTCGTCCTCCTCCGCGGACCCGACCGGCCCGACTTCACCGGCGACGACCTTCTCGTGGCCTCCCAGCTCGCCACCCACACCGCTCTGGGAATCGACAAGGCGATGCTGTTCGCCCGCGAGGCATCCGTCGCGGACGCGCTGCAGCGCACGATGCTCCCGCCGTCGCTGCCCGAGCCTCCCGGAGTCCGGCTGGCCAGCCGGTACCTGCCGTCCTCGCGGACCGCGCAGGTCGGCGGCGACTGGTACGACGCGATCCCGCTGCCCGGCCACCGCGTCGCCCTCGTCATCGGCGACGTGATGGGCCACTCCATGACATCGGCCGCGATCATGGGCCAGCTGCGCACCACCGTGCAGACCCTGGCCCTGCTCGACCTGCCGCCCGACGAGGTCCTGCACCACCTCGACGAGCAGGCCGGGCGCCTGGGCACCGAGCACACGGCGACCTGCCTCTACGCCATGTATGACCCCGTCCTGCACCGACTGCTGGTCTCCAACGCCGGCCATCTGCCGCCCGTGCTCCTTCACCCCGACGGTCGCGGGGAGATTCTGATGGTCCCGCCCGGAGCGCCGATCGGTGTGGGCATGGGCGGATTCGAGTCCACCGAGCTGCACGCGCCGGCCGGAGCGACTCTGCTGCTGTACACCGACGGCCTGGTCGAGTCCCGTGACTCGGATGTGCTGACCGGGGTGGATCGGCTGCGGGCCCGGCTGCACGCGGCCGCATCGGGGTCCGCGCCCCCGACGCTGGAAACGCTGTGCGACGAGGCGCTCGGCACGCTGGGCGCGGGAGACCGCGACGACGACATCGCGCTGCTCGCCGCCCGGTTCGAGGGCATCCTGCCGGAGACCGTCGCGTACTGGTACCTGGCCCCTCGCCCGCAGACCGCGGGACAGGCCCGTCGGCTGACCCGCAGGACACTCCACCTGTGGGGGCTCGACTCCCTGGTGGAGTCCACCGAACTCCTGGTCAGCGAGGTGGTGGCGAACGCCGTGCGCTTCGCCTCCCGGCCGATCACGCTACGGCTGCTCTGCACGGACGTCCTGCGCTGCGAGGTCGGTGACGACTCGCCGGTGGTGCCGAGGATGCGGCACGCCCGGCTGAGCGACGAGGGCGGCCGAGGCCTCTTCCTGGTGGACCAACTGGCACTGCGCTGGGGAGCGACGAGGGTGAGCACGGGCAAGGTGGTCTGGTTCGAACAGCCGCTGCCCGGCGATCAGGCGCTCGGCTGAGGATCCGATCCCGCATCGGTTGTATCGATTGGCGCGGCACGGGGCGGGTGTCGGTGCGCTGCTCGTCGCTGGAGTTCACCGAGGGCGACGACGCCTCGTCTCATCCCCTCGCACCGCGTGGAGGAACGCCTCCTCGCACGGGATGCTTGAGGGAGGGCGACCTACGGGGGCGGCCGGGAGGTGAGGGCGGTGATCGCCGTCAACCCGATGGACAGTGCCTCGGTGCTGGCGACCTTCGGTGCGCTCGGTGTCCTCGTGGTGATCTTCGCGGAGTCGGGCCTGCTGGTCTTCGGCTTCTTCCTGCCCGGTGACACGCTGCTGTTCCCGGCGGGTGTGCTGTGCGCGGGAACCGCCGAGCAGGCACCTCGGCTGGTGCTGTGGCAGGTGCTGCTGGGTGCGGCCGTCGGCGCCGTCGTGGGGGCCCAGGTCGGGTTCCTGCTCGGGCGGCACGGCGGGCGTGCCCTGCTGGCCCGCACCTCGAAACGGCGTGTGCGGGAGACGGCGGCGCAGGCGGAGCGGCTCCTGGCCCGCTATGGCTACGGCAAGGCCCTGGTGATCGGTCGTTTCATCCCGATGGTGCGCACCGTCCTGCACCCCGCGGCGGGCGCGCTCGGCGTGCCCACCCGCACCTTCACCGTCTGGCAGATCGTCGGCGGGCTGCTCTGGTCGCAGAGTCTCGTCCTGGCCGGATACGCGCTGGGGGCCTCCGTCCCCGACGTCGACGACTTCCTGCTGCCGCTGGTCGCCCTCGTCGTCGTGATCTCCCTGCTGCCCCTCCTCCCCATGCTGGCCGAGGCCCGCCGCGCGAGGCGGGATCGCTGACCTCGTTCGACATGCCGGACATTGTTCGAAACCTCTTGACGCTGCGCCACACCCCGATTGACACTCTCGCAACACGACGTCACACAGCCGAAACGGCAGGGTGCCCAGGCCGAGGCCCCGCCATGCCTCAGCAGGGACTCCACATGCCGTACATCGCACGCGTCCGTGGCCGCGCGAGACGTCTGGCGGGCCGACTCGCCGGGCTGACCGCCGCGTCGCTGCTCCTGGGACTCGCCGTACCCACCGTTCCCGCGCTGGCCGCGGACACGGCCGAACCGGCCGAGATCACGGACGGTCTCGCCCTCTGGTACAAGCTCGACGCCACCTCCGGCAGTACCGTGACCGACGCCTCCGGCCACGGCCGCGACGGCACGGTGGGCGGCGCCGCCGACTGGTCGGG contains the following coding sequences:
- a CDS encoding L-rhamnose mutarotase gives rise to the protein MKRIAQTIRLRPEHRAEYLELHSAVWPGVEAALHRSNIRNYSIFLHGDALFAYFEYHGDDFEADMAVLEADPETQEWWKLTDPCQEPWPDRGDSRQWTELPEIWHLDPPGEDTTV
- a CDS encoding class I SAM-dependent methyltransferase, with translation MNSSADKIGYGDIQLDRTGQAEAFDALGERYDEAFPHKEGQVASAEWLGVSLSAGSRVLDLGCGTGIPTARQLAEAGLDVVGVDLSDGMVSLARKQVPAGEFHRADIADLRPGGPLDLGRFDAATAFFSLLMLPRAEIPLALQTVHHLLVPGGLFALSMVEADVDDFSIPFIGESIRVSGYLRDELRAVVEAAGFEITDESSYTYAPAIADVQPEVQIFLRCRRRPADDS
- a CDS encoding amidohydrolase produces the protein MTSSPAPVLIDAHHHLWDLDRRPQPWLDDPALTSISRTFTPGDLRSTATHPIAGRHLHSTVAVQCMPDVPETEDLLALAEQEPLIEAVVGWADLTSPAIGEVLDQLLAGPGGAYLRSLRHLVQGETDPGWLQRRDVERGLAVARDRGLSYDVLVRSHQLDQAINLAERFPDLPQVLNHAGKPHIARRELADWRRQVQRLAAHKQVACKVSGLITEADHDSWTTADIRPVWDILLTAFGPDRLMFGSDWPVANLAGGWNRWAATVDELLTDCAENEIHALLAGTATAFYRLPACS
- a CDS encoding thioesterase family protein; translation: MTPDSYYEPIDDHRYKPTLHAGGAWSADEQHFSPLGGLVAHAIDRHRAARPDDGLVLSRISYDILGRPALDECEIEVETIRPGRTIELLEAVVRIADRPVVRARAWFLSGHDTTAVAGGSDGRLTAPESLSSWPMSDVWPGGYIASLDVRPVAPPRPGRATVWVSTPLDLVAGVPVSPLAPFLALVDTANGIAVRQPPTAWIFPNVDLTVHLHRQPRGAWTGLDTTVTFGPSGQGLTSTVLHDVDGPVGHAQQILTVRPAPGA
- a CDS encoding DedA family protein, which codes for MIAVNPMDSASVLATFGALGVLVVIFAESGLLVFGFFLPGDTLLFPAGVLCAGTAEQAPRLVLWQVLLGAAVGAVVGAQVGFLLGRHGGRALLARTSKRRVRETAAQAERLLARYGYGKALVIGRFIPMVRTVLHPAAGALGVPTRTFTVWQIVGGLLWSQSLVLAGYALGASVPDVDDFLLPLVALVVVISLLPLLPMLAEARRARRDR
- a CDS encoding SpoIIE family protein phosphatase, with protein sequence MTKRLGADKGPGRQVAGTQQQAAGTHQHAALPQRPPRPQHPVEPPVSSDRADEAEDLPQSRTRAGSDDSDPAMLPAAARAPAGGPGDPRREGPDAIEPQTDRLRYLDAATRRIARGMKLDETLYELCRAAVPAFADTAFVHLYDPLPVGDEVTAAPGALRLHTTDRVAPQDPAAPTAAGFPDPPGPEPPAQAAEVVRPAADGQLAKLLEDGRPVLGSTAGVTSTAAELLGTTNAPQAMPPGQRLIIAPLHGRSHALGTVVLLRGPDRPDFTGDDLLVASQLATHTALGIDKAMLFAREASVADALQRTMLPPSLPEPPGVRLASRYLPSSRTAQVGGDWYDAIPLPGHRVALVIGDVMGHSMTSAAIMGQLRTTVQTLALLDLPPDEVLHHLDEQAGRLGTEHTATCLYAMYDPVLHRLLVSNAGHLPPVLLHPDGRGEILMVPPGAPIGVGMGGFESTELHAPAGATLLLYTDGLVESRDSDVLTGVDRLRARLHAAASGSAPPTLETLCDEALGTLGAGDRDDDIALLAARFEGILPETVAYWYLAPRPQTAGQARRLTRRTLHLWGLDSLVESTELLVSEVVANAVRFASRPITLRLLCTDVLRCEVGDDSPVVPRMRHARLSDEGGRGLFLVDQLALRWGATRVSTGKVVWFEQPLPGDQALG
- a CDS encoding RICIN domain-containing protein, which codes for MKPVTSTIGKLSAALAMALSAVLLTSLTTPTPASAATQATYYVAPDGNDANAGTITAPFKTLQHARDVVRTVNSNMTGDINVFLRGGNYPVSSTINFTSADSGTNGHHVVYAAYQDEKPVLNGGVQVTGWTQHSGNIWKAPLSRDNKLRALYVNGKRAQMASKTITSAGCYGTYTVTAGQAPWAWESGSQCDGAKYGLSDLPAVASNQDDVEIKSATTWTTAIVGVRQITTSSDGANRVALFQQPGAAIAQGPPNGNFNAGGGSHTFMNAYEFLDQPGEFSFNKTNHTLYYYKSGSEDMTSAQVFAPNNVSTLIKIAGTSRTDHARNITFSGLTVEHSDWNLVNVAGSVFRQGQQGNSGSTVYAKKNFHAYTYRNVDLPPGIIQIENADGIVLRRNTVQHTGADGINMVNDVTDSQLTGNVTNDIAGSAVTVGHPQHVYIGDYTSTNNEKYPVNVEGVCKNISITNNYLYDSAVLFQGSSPVSAYFVDSLSVQHNRIEKSPWAGITLGWGWWNFDGSANSIRPGVPTTTAKNNTISHNQLVDTMQVLGDSAPIYTLGSQPGTEISDNYIQGVPAGHKYGIHPDEGSAYINEHDNVLDIDPNVAYTINSGNWGRQHDLSITNTYGTINKILEKNVPNSTIEDVHAYADNVWPSQAYGIAVNSGPEDAYKDIVPRSNLGLQDYALPASTFTGKGVSSIPVRTLGDATRTLWLAPSGTTTFAVGPTMTKAAGTATTINVPPTAGDYRLYVVDAQGNASPASKSLVRQRWTYVDDKDSTLSYSSGWSSWNDAQDFKGSENFTSRAGDHVQYSFTGSGVRYLGMKQPNMGKVDVYLDGTLAQAGIDAYASTVTKQVVLFEKTDLAAGPHTIKVVCAGTKNSASSSTVCALDAFASLPFPAKNAFYKVINKNSGKAIDVSGGSTSAGANIIQWNDTGAQNQHWRWVAVGDGSYEIVNQNSGELLDVSNASTADGASIIQWPDNDGANQHWTLVADGNGHYKIKNVRSGKLLAVSGSSTTAGAQLVQTTDTNDESQLWQAVNVD